From Oreochromis niloticus isolate F11D_XX linkage group LG14, O_niloticus_UMD_NMBU, whole genome shotgun sequence, one genomic window encodes:
- the LOC112842204 gene encoding uncharacterized protein LOC112842204 — MAGSRTTPYHPMGNGQVERMNRTLLQMLRTLTETQKSNWKESINKLMYAYNCTRCEVTGYSPFYLLFGRSPRLPVDMLFGLYSETDFSDHRDYVEKWRKGMEQAYSIANENAKKAAEKSKRHYDTKVRSSVLQPGERVLVKNLTPRGGPGKLRDYWEDTVHTVVRQMGPDLPIYEVRPERGRGRSRVLHRNLLMSCDHLPFEKVPEKDNRTRHEQKKVDKPVAVVPDSDDEGSVDEYRCHYAPPQPVSQPSDQELLTATSQPAASTPALAPTPEPLAGDRLEAPDPAVVETTCEEAEPTAGDIPAPPPPVVLEEESPQRPQRETHPPRRMTYDQLGTPSC, encoded by the coding sequence ATGGCCGGTTCTAGGACAACACCCTATCACCCAATGGGGAACGGTCAAGTTGAACGTATGAACAGGACATTGTTGCAAATGCTTAGAACActaactgaaacacaaaagtCAAACTGGAAGGAATCTATCAACAAGTTAATGTATGCATATAACTGCACACGTTGTGAAGTCACTGGCTACTCCCCATTTTACCTACTGTTTGGACGGTCACCCAGGCTACCAGTAGATATGCTCTTTGGACTGTACTCAGAAACAGATTTTAGTGACCACAGAGACTATGTTGAAAAATGGAGAAAGGGCATGGAACAAGCATACTCTATAGCAAATGAGAATGCAAAGAAAGCTgctgaaaagagcaaaagacACTACGACACAAAAGTAAGGAGTTCTGTGTTACAACCTGGCGAGAGAGTTCTGGTCAAAAACCTGACACCTAGAGGAGGCCCAGGGAAACTGAGAGACTATTGGGAGGACACTGTTCACACAGTAGTCAGACAAATGGGGCCTGACCTCCCTATCTATGAGGTAAGACCGGAGAGAGGCAGAGGGCGCTCTAGAGTGCTTCACAGAAACTTGCTTATGTCATGTGACCACTTACCTTTTGAAAAAGTGCCTGAAAAAGATAATCGTACAAGACATGAACAGAAAAAGGTTGATAAACCCGTCGCTGTTGTGCCAGATTCTGATGATGAGGGCAGTGTTGATGAATACCGCTGTCATTACGCACCACCTCAACCTGTGTCCCAGCCATCAGATCAAGAACTTCTTACAGCAACGTCTCAGCCCGCAGCTTCAACCCCTGCTCTTGCACCAACACCAGAGCCTCTTGCTGGAGACCGTCTGGAGGCGCCTGACCCAGCTGTCGTGGAGACAACTTGTGAGGAGGCAGAGCCCACTGCAGGTGACATACCTGCTCCTCCCCCACCTGTTGTACTTGAGGAAGAGTCACCTCAGCGGCCACAGCGAGAGACACACCCGCCGAGACGGATGACGTATGACCAACTGGGCACCCCATCCTGCTAA
- the LOC112842166 gene encoding uncharacterized protein LOC112842166: protein MKPYAVTITVHVVLHLSSKQSRTIYCRINLSVPVLDRFYNQEDTRPDFRLSRESLAVLLNLLDQDRRHGWGATIEILVFTFWLPSGASYRLVSRVFVMPRSTVHTIVHRVTEEVVAIRHQVIHLPKTPEDLEAVSRGFAGLARHRAFLKAAVCDHQGCFIDTYVGWPGSVHDARVLRHSPLYRQLVYPPPGHFILADGGYPCLQRPLPLITPYKRPVRGSVR, encoded by the exons atgaaaccatACGCTGTCACCATAACTGTTCATGTCGTTCTCCACCTTTCATCCAAGCAGAGTAGAACCATATACTGCAGGATCAACCTAAGTGTTCCCGTCCTGGACCGTTTCTACAACCAGGAGGACACGAGGCCCGATTTTCGGCTAAGCAGGGAGTCCTTGGCAGTGTTGCTAAATCTCCTGGACCAGGATCGGCGCCATGGTTGGGGTGCCACAATTGAGATCCTGGTATTCACATTCTGGTTGCCAAGTGGAGCATCCTACAGGCTGGTGTCAAGAGTGTTTGTGATGCCTCGTTCCACTGTCCACACCATTGTCCACCGTGTCACTGAAGAAGTGGTGGCCATTCGCCACCAGGTCATCCACCTCCCAAAGACACCAGAGGACCTGGAGGCAGTGTCCCgtgggtttgcagggctggcaCGTCACAGAGCCTTCCTGAAAGCG GCAGTCTGTGACCATCAGGGCTGCTTCATCGACACCTACGTGGGCTGGCCTGGTTCGGTGCACGATGCCAGGGTGCTCCGCCACAGCCCACTGTACAGGCAGTTGGTCTACCCTCCTCCAGGACATTTCATCCTCGCAGATGGGGGGTACCCATGCCTCCAACGTCCACTCCCCCTCATCACACCCTACAAGAGGCCAGTCCGAGGT AGCGTGCGTTAG
- the LOC109194644 gene encoding lysophosphatidic acid receptor 6-like isoform X1: MLHLKTANLIYVSNHNQSFLFLTSSPHVTQMNSTEGHVRCLVAILHKGPKRTSFLIMNISNSTTQDEQVYAGVFGCIMVIGLPLNAVALWILLRRHSLKSPNAVFMVNLALSDLLVIISLPMRIYFHATREWPLSNMACQFITMLFRNNLRSSAFFITFISVDRLLAVVYPLRSRHLRTSSNAWKGAAMVWLFVLVLNVPETLDFLKNANSSCFDFSPERRPGLTKGIAFLYLVLIVTMLAVNIVCTVTVSWVLRRHLSDSAINNKMNVMLIFVMNLVLFAICFLPLSIGVVTVKPTELKPLICLSAVNCCLDPFLYYFSFDGFWKKKEDADPAREQ, from the exons ATGTTGCATTTGAAAACAGCGAACTTAATTTACGTCAGTAACCACAACCAGAGTTTCCTGTTCCTTACTAGCTCTCCTCACGTCACACAGATGAACAGCACAGAAGGACATGTTCGCTGCTTAGTTGCAATACTTCATAAAGGACCAAAAAGAACGTCTTTTCTGATCATGAACATATCAAACAGCACCACACAAGATGAACAGGTGTATGCTGGGGTCTTTGGCTGCATTATGGTGATAG GTCTGCCACTCAATGCAGTCGCACTGTGGATTCTTCTTCGCCGCCACAGCCTCAAATCGCCCAACGCTGTCTTCATGGTCAACCTGGCACTCTCAGACCTGCTAGTCATCATCTCTTTGCCCATGAGGATCTACTTTCACGCCACCCGTGAATGGCCTCTGAGCAATATGGCGTGCCAATTCATCACAATGCTTTTTCGCAACAACCTCCGCTCCAGCGCCTTCTTCATTACTTTCATCAGCGTGGACAGATTGCTGGCTGTGGTTTATCCTCTGAGGTCACGCCATCTTCGAACTTCATCTAATGCCTGGAAAGGAGCAGCAATGGTCTGGCTATTTGTGCTGGTATTGAATGTTCCAGAGACTTTGGACTTTCTAAAAAATGCCAACAGTAGTTGTTTTGATTTCAGTCCTGAAAGGAGACCAGGTTTAACTAAAGGTATAGCATTTCTATATCTTGTGTTAATCGTCACAATGCTAGCAGTCAACATTGTGTGCACTGTTACGGTGTCTTGGGTACTGCGTAGACATCTCAGTGATTCTGCGATCAACAACAAGATGAATGTAATGCTGATCTTTGTCATGAACTTGGTTTTGTTTGCTATCTGTTTCCTACCTTTGTCAATAGGTGTAGTTACAGTTAAACCTACTGAATTAAAGCCATTGATATGTCTTAGTGCTGTAAACTGTTGTCTAGATCCATTTTTATATTACTTTTCCTTTGATGGCTtctggaagaaaaaagaagatgcGGATCCGGCAAGAGAGCAGTAA
- the LOC100712560 gene encoding lysophosphatidic acid receptor 6 produces MNASNVTTEDRVYAGVFGCIMVIGLPLNGASLWILIRRHSLKSPNAVFMVNLAFSDLLLIISLPMRIYFHATGTWPLSNMACLIITMLFRDNIRSRAMFITFTSVDRLLAVVYPLRSRHLRTSSNAWKGAAFVWSFLLVVNIPESLDFLEHLQNHSQRTCFKSYDSYEPLLSKTRLAVIYLQIVLLVTMLTVNIVCTVMVSWTLHRHLSDSAKVNNKMKVMLIFVMNLVLFAMFLPVPIGMAAHAKEIMPLVCLTVSNCCLDPLLYYFSFDSFWKKKEDATNGGEM; encoded by the exons ATGAATGCATCAAATGTCACGACAGAGGACCGG GTTTATGCTGGGGTCTTTGGCTGCATTATGGTGATAGGTCTGCCTCTCAACGGAGCATCACTGTGGATTCTTATTCGCCGCCACAGCCTCAAATCACCCAACGCAGTCTTCATGGTCAATCTAGCATTCTCAGACCTGCTACTCATCATCTCGTTGCCCATGAGGATCTACTTTCATGCCACTGGCACCTGGCCTCTGAGCAATATGGCGTGCCTCATCATTACAATGCTCTTTCGCGACAACATCCGTTCCAGGGCTATGTTTATCACCTTCACCAGTGTGGACAGATTGCTGGCTGTGGTTTATCCTCTGAGGTCACGCCATTTAAGAACCTCATCCAATGCCTGGAAAGGAGCTGCATTCGTCTGGAGTTTTTTGCTGGTGGTGAATATCCCAGAGAGTTTGGACTTTCTAGAACATTTGCAGAACCACTCTCAACGTACCTGTTTTAAATCTTATGACTCTTATGAGCCTTTATTGAGTAAAACTCGATTAGCAGTTATTTACCTTCAGATTGTGTTACTGGTCACAATGCTAACAGTTAACATTGTGTGCACCGTTATGGTGTCTTGGACTCTGCACAGACATCTCAGTGACTCTGCAAAGGTCAACAACAAGATGAAAGTTATGCTGATCTTTGTCATGAACTTGGTTTTGTTTGCCATGTTCTTACCTGTGCCTATAGGAATGGCTGCACATGCCAAAGAAATCATGCCGCTGGTATGTCTTACTGTTTCTAACTGCTGTCTGGATCCTCTGTTGTATTACTTTTCTTTTGACTCCTTTTGGAAGAAAAAGGAAGATGCAACGAACGGAGGAGAAATGTAG
- the LOC109194644 gene encoding lysophosphatidic acid receptor 6-like isoform X2 encodes MNASNVTTEDRVYAGVFGCIMVIGLPLNAVALWILLRRHSLKSPNAVFMVNLALSDLLVIISLPMRIYFHATREWPLSNMACQFITMLFRNNLRSSAFFITFISVDRLLAVVYPLRSRHLRTSSNAWKGAAMVWLFVLVLNVPETLDFLKNANSSCFDFSPERRPGLTKGIAFLYLVLIVTMLAVNIVCTVTVSWVLRRHLSDSAINNKMNVMLIFVMNLVLFAICFLPLSIGVVTVKPTELKPLICLSAVNCCLDPFLYYFSFDGFWKKKEDADPAREQ; translated from the coding sequence ATGAACGCATCAAATGTCACGACAGAGGACCGGGTTTATGCTGGGGTCTTTGGCTGCATTATGGTGATAGGTCTGCCACTCAATGCAGTCGCACTGTGGATTCTTCTTCGCCGCCACAGCCTCAAATCGCCCAACGCTGTCTTCATGGTCAACCTGGCACTCTCAGACCTGCTAGTCATCATCTCTTTGCCCATGAGGATCTACTTTCACGCCACCCGTGAATGGCCTCTGAGCAATATGGCGTGCCAATTCATCACAATGCTTTTTCGCAACAACCTCCGCTCCAGCGCCTTCTTCATTACTTTCATCAGCGTGGACAGATTGCTGGCTGTGGTTTATCCTCTGAGGTCACGCCATCTTCGAACTTCATCTAATGCCTGGAAAGGAGCAGCAATGGTCTGGCTATTTGTGCTGGTATTGAATGTTCCAGAGACTTTGGACTTTCTAAAAAATGCCAACAGTAGTTGTTTTGATTTCAGTCCTGAAAGGAGACCAGGTTTAACTAAAGGTATAGCATTTCTATATCTTGTGTTAATCGTCACAATGCTAGCAGTCAACATTGTGTGCACTGTTACGGTGTCTTGGGTACTGCGTAGACATCTCAGTGATTCTGCGATCAACAACAAGATGAATGTAATGCTGATCTTTGTCATGAACTTGGTTTTGTTTGCTATCTGTTTCCTACCTTTGTCAATAGGTGTAGTTACAGTTAAACCTACTGAATTAAAGCCATTGATATGTCTTAGTGCTGTAAACTGTTGTCTAGATCCATTTTTATATTACTTTTCCTTTGATGGCTtctggaagaaaaaagaagatgcGGATCCGGCAAGAGAGCAGTAA
- the LOC109194645 gene encoding lysophosphatidic acid receptor 6-like, which translates to MNASNVTTEDRVYAGVFGCIMVIGLPLNAASLWILLRRHSLKSPNAVFMVNLALSDLLVIISLPMRIYFHATREWPLSNMACQFITMLFRNNIRSSTFFITFISVDRLLAVVYPLRSRHLRTSSNAWKGAAMVWLFVLVLNVPETLDFPKNANHSSCFDFSPEWRPGSTKGIAFVYVVLIVTMLAVNIVCTVMVAWVLRRHLSDSAKINNKMNVMLIFVMNLVLFTICFLPSSIGVVTVKPTELKPLICLSAVNCCLDPFLYYFSFDGFWKKKEDADPAREQ; encoded by the coding sequence ATGAACGCATCAAATGTCACTACAGAGGACCGGGTTTATGCTGGGGTCTTTGGCTGCATTATGGTGATAGGTCTGCCTCTCAATGCAGCATCACTGTGGATTCTTCTTCGCCGCCACAGCCTCAAATCGCCCAACGCTGTCTTCATGGTCAACCTGGCACTCTCAGACCTGCTAGTCATCATCTCTTTGCCCATGAGGATCTACTTTCACGCCACCCGTGAATGGCCTCTGAGCAATATGGCGTGCCAATTCATCACAATGCTTTTTCGCAACAACATCCGCTCCAGCACATTTTTCATCACTTTCATCAGCGTGGACAGACTTCTGGCTGTGGTTTATCCTCTGAGGTCACGCCATCTTCGAACTTCATCTAATGCCTGGAAAGGAGCAGCAATGGTCTGGCTATTTGTGCTGGTATTGAATGTTCCAGAGACTTTGGACTTTCCAAAAAATGCAAACCACAGTAGTTGTTTTGATTTCAGTCCTGAATGGAGACCAGGTTCAACTAAAGGTATAGCATTTGTATATGTTGTGTTAATAGTCACAATGCTAGCAGTCAACATTGTGTGCACTGTTATGGTGGCTTGGGTACTGCGTAGACATCTCAGTGACTCTGCAAAGATCAACAACAAGATGAATGTAATGCTGATATTTGTCATGAACTTGGTTTTGTTTACTATCTGTTTCCTACCTTCGTCAATAGGTGTAGTTACAGTTAAACCTACTGAATTAAAGCCATTGATATGTCTTAGTGCTGTGAACTGTTGTCTAGATCCATTTTTATATTACTTTTCCTTTGACGGCTtctggaagaaaaaagaagatgcGGATCCGGCAAGAGAGCAGTAA